A DNA window from Fragaria vesca subsp. vesca linkage group LG3, FraVesHawaii_1.0, whole genome shotgun sequence contains the following coding sequences:
- the LOC101298408 gene encoding uncharacterized protein LOC101298408 yields MASELDRIDRKARTQLPPLRLRLTHAILLRGSLRVFRHSYHIEGNPCQTHMNRVVNGTYQAPVTKEGISALDFDNKGIYLASVTKSGCLTVHDFETLYCQSNEPFLCLEEDEAKHVLHLSLPQQLDFVRWNRANQDEVVCTSLKRNEVLVFDISYISSTPSEVLRTKPRPAILGSNIQRGLSDIAFTSCENSRVLASDTDGVIHIWDRRTSTLPYLELTANFRGSLNSIQLNVEDQIIFGAGKHGVIYAWDLRGGRTSSFFKGSKEVSRPPLTSLKLSSMLEKIGPLKEQSAIVSKEIHSINLDPCCPHQLAFHLDDGWSGVLDVHNLDVTHIHCPPPAWLNDSVGSDLSFLRKPSWLPTNSIYVVGSSTDSGIHILDFYPDSSSPSHVDYNEDASGVKDQHMRNRFIKLSEGVTACAVHPLNSTIIAGTKMCWPQSSE; encoded by the exons ATGGCATCGGAGCTTGATCGAATTGACCGGAAAGCTCGAACCCAACTACCGCCACTCCGTCTCCGGCTTACTCATGCAATCCTACTCCGAGGTTCG CTTAGGGTGTTTCGGCATTCGTACCACATCGAAGGAAACCCGTGTCAAACCCAT ATGAATCGGGTGGTTAATGGCACATACCAGGCCCCGGTAACAAA GGAAGGAATCTCAGCCCTGGATTTTGACAACAAG GGGATATACTTGGCATCCGTGACAAAATCAGGGTGCTTAACAGTTCATGATTTTGAAACTCTTTATTGCCAGAGTAACGAACCATTCTTAT GCTTGGAAGAAGATGAAGCAAAACATGTGCTGCACCTTTCTTTACCTCAACAACTAGACTTTGTCCGGTGGAATCGTGCCAACCAAGATGAG GTTGTTTGCACATCTTTGAAGAGGAATGAAGTACTTGTATTTGACATTAGTTATATCTCTTCTACACCATCTGAA GTTTTAAGAACAAAACCCCGTCCTGCTATCCTTGGGTCTAATATTCAGAGAGGTCTTTCTGATATTGCCTTTACCTCTTGCGAAAACTCAAG GGTACTCGCTTCTGATACGGATGGTGTTATCCATATATGGGACAGGCGAACTAGTACCCTTCCTTATCTTGAACTTACAGCGAATTTCCGTGGAAGCCTTAATAGTATCCAATTAAATGTGGAAGATCAG ATCATTTTTGGAGCTGGAAAGCATGGGGTTATCTATGCTTGGGATCTTCGTGGTGGAAGGACATCTTCTTTCTTCAAGGGTTCTAAAGAG GTATCTCGTCCACCTCTCACCTCTCTAAAGTTATCTTCAATGTTGGAAAAGATTGGGCCTCTGAAG GAACAATCAGCCATTGTTTCTAAGGAAATACACTCCATTAATCTTGATCCTTGTTGCCCACACCAATTGGCATTCCATCTTGATGACGGTTG GTCAGGAGTGCTGGATGTTCATAATCTCGATGTTACACATATTCATTGTCCTCCACCAGCTTGGTT AAATGATTCTGTTGGGTCAGATCTATCATTTTTGAGGAAACCTTCATGGCTACCTACAAACTCT ATATATGTGGTTGGATCATCAACTGACAGCGGCATTCATATTTTGGATTTCTATCCAGATTCAAGCTCTCCTAGCCATGTGGATTACAA TGAGGATGCATCTGGGGTAAAGGATCAACATATGCGAAACAGGTTTATTAAACTGTCTGAAGGAGTTACTGCATGTGCAGTTCATCCCCTCAATAGTACAATCATCGCCGGAACTAAG ATGTGTTGGCCTCAGTCATCTGAGTGA
- the LOC101303597 gene encoding G2/mitotic-specific cyclin-1-like — translation MDTRAVVPPHPRGNGKVHGEAPRRNQRVALEDRTNLGAGQVEIEGKPAVQITRRITRSFHAQLLANAQKNNGNPVLVPGVVDKEAKNRNGSAGKKVTKKAADEDVVVISSDEENEKPVNRGKPVQGPRKEVKTLTSILTARSKAMACGDANKPKEQIVDFDKADVNDELAGVEYVDELYKFYKLEEDECRVGDYMDKQPDINSKMRAILVDWLIDVHRKFELMPETFYLTVNITDRFLSRRMVTRRELQLVGISSMVIASKYEEVWAPQVNDFVCLSDYAYSDNQIRAMEKAILQKLEWYLTVPTPYVFLARYIKASISPDDEMKNMVFFLAELGVLDYQTTIRHSPSMIAAAAVYAARCTLNKMPFWTETLKHHTGYCEEDLRECAKVLVGFHSKAGESDVIKAVYKKYTKPEYGAVARRTPAKIC, via the exons ATGGACACCAGAGCTGTTGTTCCTCCACATCCCAGAG GGAATGGTAAAGTCCATGGAGAAGCACCAAGAAGGAACCAGCGAGTGGCTCTTGAAGACAGGACCAACTTAGGGGCAGGTCAGGTTGAAATTGAAGGGAAGCCCGCGGTTCAGATTACTCGCCGCATCACAAGGAGCTTTCATGCCCAGCTGTTGGCAAATGCACAGAAGAACAATGGG AACCCTGTACTAGTTCCAGGAGTTGTAGACAAGGAAGCTAAGAATAGAAATGGTTCCGCTGGAAAGAAGGTTACCAAGAAAGCAGCTGATGAAGATGTAGTTGTGATTAGTTCTGATGAAGAAAATGAGAAGCCAGTCAATAGAGGCAAGCCGGTACAAGGTCCAAGGAAAGAAGTGAAGACTCTCACTTCGATACTAACAGCTCGAAGCAAG GCTATGGCTTGTGGAGACGCTAACAAACCAAAAGAGCAGATTGTCGATTTTGATAAAGCTGATGTCAATGATGAACTAGCAGGTGTTGAATATGTAGATGAATTGTACAAGTTTTATAAGCTTGAAGAG GATGAATGCCGAGTTGGAGATTACATGGACAAACAGCCAGATATTAATTCAAAGATGAGGGCTATCCTTGTAGACTGGTTGATAGATGTTCACAGGAAATTTGAGCTAATGCCTGAAACATTCTACCTCACCGTGAATATAACTGACCGATTCCTTTCAAGGAGGATGGTAACTAGGAGGGAACTTCAGCTAGTTGGCATCAGTTCCATGGTGATAGCATCAAAGTATGAGGAAGTTTGGGCTCCGCAG GTCAATGATTTTGTTTGCTTGTCAGACTATGCATATAGTGACAATCAAATTCGTGCAATGGAGAAAGCAATCTTGCAGAAGTTGGAGTGGTATTTGACAGTTCCAACACCTTATGTCTTTCTTGCTAGATACATCAAAGCTTCCATTTCACCTGATGATGAG ATGAAGAATATGGTTTTCTTTCTAGCCGAACTTGGAGTCTTGGATTATCAAACAACCATTAGGCACTCCCCATCCATGATAGCTGCTGCAGCAGTCTATGCTGCCCGTTGCACCCTAAACAAGATGCCTTTCTGGACTGAAACTCTGAAGCACCATACTGGTTACTGTGAAGAAGATCTAAG GGAATGTGCCAAGGTTTTGGTTGGCTTTCACTCCAAGGCTGGAGAAAGTGATGTTATTAAAGCTGTGTACAAGAAATACACAAAACCTGAATATGGCGCTGTTGCTCGTCGAACTCCAGCAAAAATTTGTTAG